Proteins from a genomic interval of Toxotes jaculatrix isolate fToxJac2 chromosome 5, fToxJac2.pri, whole genome shotgun sequence:
- the LOC121182441 gene encoding methionine aminopeptidase 2-like isoform X1 has product MRHFISQSLIMAELQLQHEVEPQLLNGDDLNEEREDADAPESVKKKRRKKKRSKTTAPAGTNEAEGGGEAGGVGDMTKQLELQTLEDKEREEDGEEDGDEGENSAGKKKKKKKKKKGLKGQTDPPSVPICELYPNGDFPKGEECEYPPSKDGRSAAWRTTSEEKRALEMANEEMWSDFRQAAEAHRQVRSYVMSWIKPGMAMIDICEKLEDCSRKLIKENGLRAGLAFPTGCSINHCAAHYTPNAGDPTVLRYDDVCKIDFGTHINGRIIDCAFTVTFNPKYDRLLEAVRDATNTGIRFAGIDVRLCDVGETIQEVMESYEVEIDGKTYQVKPIRNLNGHSIGQYRIHSGKTVPIVKGGEATRMEEGEAYAIETFGSTGRGAVHDDMECSHYMKNFNVGHVPIRLPRAKHLLNVINENFGTLAFCRRWLDRLGESKYLMALKNLCDLGIIDPYPPLCDIKGSYTAQYEHTILLRPTCKEVVSRGDDY; this is encoded by the exons ATGCGTCACTTCATCTCTCAGTCGCTGATCATGGCGGAGCTACAGCTACAGCATGAAGTGGAACCTCAACTTCTCAATGGGGACGACTTGAACGAGGAAAGAGAAGATGCAGATGCCCCAGAAtcagtaaagaaaaagagaagaaagaagaagaggagcaaGACCACCGCACCAG CAGGGACAAATGAGGCTGAGGGGGGTGGAGAAGCCGGAGGTGTTGGTGATATGACAAAACAGTTGGAGCTGCAAACACTGgaggacaaagagagggaggaagatggagaagaaG ATGGGGATGAGGGAGAGAACTCAgctggaaaaaagaagaagaagaagaaaaagaagaaaggat TAAAGGGACAGACTGACCCTCCCTCAGTCCCTATTTGTGAGCTGTATCCCAATGGAGACTTTCCAAAGGGAGAGGAATGTGAATATCCCCCATCAAAAGACGG GCGCAGTGCAGCGTGGCGGACCACCAGCGAGGAGAAGCGGGCGCTGGAAATGGCCAATGAGGAGATGTGGAGTGATTTCAGGCAGGCGGCCGAGGCACACCGACAAGTACGTTCATATGTCATGAGCTGGATCAAACCGGGGATGGCCATGATTGACATCTG TGAGAAGCTAGAGGACTGCTCCAGGAAGCTCATCAAAGAAAATGGGCTAAGGGCTGGCCTGGCCTTCCCCACCGGCTGCTCCATCAACCACTGTGCTGCGCACTACACCCCAAATGCAGGAGACCCCACCGTCCTGCGCTACGACGACGTCTGCAAAATTGACTTTGGAACGCACATCAACG GTCGAATAATAGACTGTGCCTTCACCGTCACTTTCAATCCAAAGTATGACCGGCTGCTGGAGGCTGTGAGAGATGCAACAAACACCGGCATCAGG TTTGCAGGAATCGATGTGCGCCTGTGCGACGTCGGTGAGACTATTCAGGAGGTCATGGAGTCTTATGAAGTGGAGATAGATGGGAAAACATATCAAG TGAAGCCAATCAGGAACCTCAATGGCCACTCTATTGGACAGTACAGGATACACTCAGGGAAGACAGTCCCTATTGTTAAAGGTGGAGAGGCCACAAGGATGGAG GAAGGTGAAGCTTATGCCATTGAGACATTCGGCAGTACGGGAAGAGGCGCAGTCCACGATGACATGGAGTGCTCACACTACATGAAAAACTTCAATGTCGGACACGTGCCAATAAG ACTTCCAAGGGCTAAACATCTGCTGAATGTGATCAATGAGAACTTTGGCACCTTGGCATTCTGCCGCCGCTGGTTAGACCGCCTGGGCGAAAGCAAGTACCTGATGGCGTTGAAGAATCTGTGTGACCTTGGCATCATAGACCCCTACCCACCTCTCTGCGACATCAAGGGCAGCTACACTGCCCAGTACGAGCACACCATCCTACTCAGGCCCACCTGCAAGGAGGTAGTGAGCCGAGGAGATGACTACTAA
- the LOC121182441 gene encoding methionine aminopeptidase 2-like isoform X2, with protein MAELQLQHEVEPQLLNGDDLNEEREDADAPESVKKKRRKKKRSKTTAPVCDFAAGTNEAEGGGEAGGVGDMTKQLELQTLEDKEREEDGEEDGDEGENSAGKKKKKKKKKKGLKGQTDPPSVPICELYPNGDFPKGEECEYPPSKDGRSAAWRTTSEEKRALEMANEEMWSDFRQAAEAHRQVRSYVMSWIKPGMAMIDICEKLEDCSRKLIKENGLRAGLAFPTGCSINHCAAHYTPNAGDPTVLRYDDVCKIDFGTHINGRIIDCAFTVTFNPKYDRLLEAVRDATNTGIRFAGIDVRLCDVGETIQEVMESYEVEIDGKTYQVKPIRNLNGHSIGQYRIHSGKTVPIVKGGEATRMEEGEAYAIETFGSTGRGAVHDDMECSHYMKNFNVGHVPIRLPRAKHLLNVINENFGTLAFCRRWLDRLGESKYLMALKNLCDLGIIDPYPPLCDIKGSYTAQYEHTILLRPTCKEVVSRGDDY; from the exons ATGGCGGAGCTACAGCTACAGCATGAAGTGGAACCTCAACTTCTCAATGGGGACGACTTGAACGAGGAAAGAGAAGATGCAGATGCCCCAGAAtcagtaaagaaaaagagaagaaagaagaagaggagcaaGACCACCGCACCAG TGTGTGACTTTGCAGCAGGGACAAATGAGGCTGAGGGGGGTGGAGAAGCCGGAGGTGTTGGTGATATGACAAAACAGTTGGAGCTGCAAACACTGgaggacaaagagagggaggaagatggagaagaaG ATGGGGATGAGGGAGAGAACTCAgctggaaaaaagaagaagaagaagaaaaagaagaaaggat TAAAGGGACAGACTGACCCTCCCTCAGTCCCTATTTGTGAGCTGTATCCCAATGGAGACTTTCCAAAGGGAGAGGAATGTGAATATCCCCCATCAAAAGACGG GCGCAGTGCAGCGTGGCGGACCACCAGCGAGGAGAAGCGGGCGCTGGAAATGGCCAATGAGGAGATGTGGAGTGATTTCAGGCAGGCGGCCGAGGCACACCGACAAGTACGTTCATATGTCATGAGCTGGATCAAACCGGGGATGGCCATGATTGACATCTG TGAGAAGCTAGAGGACTGCTCCAGGAAGCTCATCAAAGAAAATGGGCTAAGGGCTGGCCTGGCCTTCCCCACCGGCTGCTCCATCAACCACTGTGCTGCGCACTACACCCCAAATGCAGGAGACCCCACCGTCCTGCGCTACGACGACGTCTGCAAAATTGACTTTGGAACGCACATCAACG GTCGAATAATAGACTGTGCCTTCACCGTCACTTTCAATCCAAAGTATGACCGGCTGCTGGAGGCTGTGAGAGATGCAACAAACACCGGCATCAGG TTTGCAGGAATCGATGTGCGCCTGTGCGACGTCGGTGAGACTATTCAGGAGGTCATGGAGTCTTATGAAGTGGAGATAGATGGGAAAACATATCAAG TGAAGCCAATCAGGAACCTCAATGGCCACTCTATTGGACAGTACAGGATACACTCAGGGAAGACAGTCCCTATTGTTAAAGGTGGAGAGGCCACAAGGATGGAG GAAGGTGAAGCTTATGCCATTGAGACATTCGGCAGTACGGGAAGAGGCGCAGTCCACGATGACATGGAGTGCTCACACTACATGAAAAACTTCAATGTCGGACACGTGCCAATAAG ACTTCCAAGGGCTAAACATCTGCTGAATGTGATCAATGAGAACTTTGGCACCTTGGCATTCTGCCGCCGCTGGTTAGACCGCCTGGGCGAAAGCAAGTACCTGATGGCGTTGAAGAATCTGTGTGACCTTGGCATCATAGACCCCTACCCACCTCTCTGCGACATCAAGGGCAGCTACACTGCCCAGTACGAGCACACCATCCTACTCAGGCCCACCTGCAAGGAGGTAGTGAGCCGAGGAGATGACTACTAA